One Thermodesulfobacteriota bacterium genomic window carries:
- a CDS encoding FAD-linked oxidase C-terminal domain-containing protein translates to MTSHSLSREIEATLRADIKGEVLFDAFSRVLYSTDASNYQIEPVGVVIPRSIDDVIKTTEIAFAYKTPILPRGGGTSLAGQAVGNALVIDFSRYLNKFIKLDEETSTVRVEPGIYLEQLNNHLKRHNLMFGPDPSTARIATVGGVIGNNATGAHSILYGMAGDNLMGAKAVLSDATVINFSPLDESGLRAKASQQSTEGRLYKSLISLRERYRDTIRNDFPKHWRRASGYSLPYLLDNNFNPAQLLASSEGTLAVATEFTLKLVPLPLHTGLVLLQFDNLVEAMETVPLILVQNPSAIELIDRMLISLTKGHRGYSSLLSFLEGDPAAVLAVEFYGDTVNEVEKKTSNLIDHLRFHKINTSITKALTQAAQANFWSIRKAGLGLLMSKRGDYKPIPCIEDVSVPVENLAGYVRDILEIINRLGTEAGFYGHASAGCLHVRPLVNLKTEDGVSVMKELTDEALKLAIRYGGVMSGEHGDGIQRSYLNKMLFGKEIYGAMCDLKAAFDPEGRLNPGKVVNASSPVDNLRYDQSYRTHEIRTYLDWSSDGGFLRAVEMCNGQGVCRKIGEGIMCPSYMSTKDEMDTTRARANALRAVLSGRMPLEEMKSDQMHRVFDLCLECKACKRECPSSVDVAKMKMEFLANYHEAHGRTFRDLFFGYVHEFSRCSAPFSVIANPLIKNRFTRLILSGLGIHPDRELPGFSRDKFVDWFYNRAKKTTTLNKVIYFHDTWVSFYYPQIGKAAVKLLEAMGFEVILVTKRVCCGRPMLSKGLIKPARSCAKNNAELLSPYIRQGIPVIGTEPSCILTFRDEYPDLLPGNDDAKNLAENSYLLDEYLSKNERTKFLNISWKSLGPSVFFHGHCHQRALVGIEASIELLKLAGCSVTESGAGCCGLAGSFGYEKEHYKISESIGEDRLFPAVRESTTDTVIAVTGVSCKQQIEHFTGRKPRHVAEVLADQIDRLNDRT, encoded by the coding sequence ATGACCAGTCATTCTCTTTCAAGAGAAATTGAGGCAACGCTCAGAGCAGACATAAAAGGGGAAGTCCTCTTTGATGCATTTAGTCGGGTCCTCTACAGCACAGATGCAAGCAATTATCAGATTGAGCCAGTTGGAGTAGTTATACCGAGATCCATAGATGATGTAATAAAAACGACCGAAATTGCATTTGCATATAAAACCCCCATCCTCCCACGCGGAGGAGGTACGAGTCTAGCTGGGCAGGCCGTCGGCAATGCATTGGTGATAGATTTCTCCCGGTACCTGAACAAATTTATTAAATTGGATGAAGAAACAAGTACTGTACGAGTAGAGCCAGGAATATATCTAGAACAACTAAATAACCACTTAAAACGGCACAATTTAATGTTTGGTCCAGATCCCTCCACAGCAAGGATAGCTACAGTAGGAGGAGTAATTGGCAATAACGCAACTGGTGCACACTCGATTCTTTATGGAATGGCGGGAGACAATTTAATGGGAGCGAAAGCTGTTCTCTCCGACGCTACAGTTATTAATTTCAGTCCATTAGATGAATCCGGTTTACGTGCAAAGGCAAGTCAACAAAGTACGGAAGGACGTCTTTATAAATCCCTTATATCTCTACGTGAGCGTTACCGTGACACTATTCGTAACGATTTCCCAAAACATTGGAGAAGAGCCTCAGGTTATAGTCTTCCATATCTTTTAGACAACAATTTTAATCCAGCGCAACTTCTTGCCAGTTCCGAAGGCACTCTGGCAGTGGCGACGGAGTTCACACTGAAATTGGTACCTCTACCATTACACACAGGCCTTGTCCTGCTCCAGTTTGACAACCTGGTTGAAGCAATGGAAACGGTGCCATTAATACTTGTACAAAACCCCTCTGCAATAGAATTGATTGATAGAATGTTAATCAGTTTGACAAAAGGTCACAGAGGTTACTCTTCGCTTCTCTCTTTTTTAGAGGGGGACCCGGCTGCTGTTCTCGCCGTTGAGTTTTATGGAGATACCGTTAATGAAGTTGAAAAGAAGACCAGTAATCTAATCGATCATTTGAGATTCCACAAAATTAATACCTCAATAACTAAAGCGCTTACACAAGCAGCTCAAGCTAATTTTTGGTCCATCCGCAAGGCGGGATTGGGACTCCTCATGAGCAAGCGCGGAGACTATAAACCGATCCCATGTATCGAGGATGTATCCGTTCCAGTTGAAAACTTAGCCGGTTATGTACGGGACATCCTAGAAATCATAAATCGTCTGGGTACTGAAGCCGGTTTTTATGGTCATGCAAGTGCAGGCTGCCTCCACGTGAGACCTCTTGTCAATCTAAAGACGGAAGATGGCGTTAGCGTTATGAAGGAATTAACAGACGAGGCTCTAAAATTGGCCATTCGTTATGGCGGGGTCATGAGTGGCGAACATGGGGACGGGATACAACGCAGTTACCTGAATAAGATGCTATTCGGAAAGGAAATTTACGGGGCGATGTGTGATCTCAAGGCAGCCTTTGATCCCGAGGGCAGACTCAATCCTGGGAAGGTAGTCAACGCATCGTCACCCGTCGATAATCTACGATATGACCAAAGCTATAGGACCCATGAGATAAGGACCTATTTGGACTGGTCTTCCGACGGAGGTTTCCTCCGTGCAGTCGAAATGTGCAATGGGCAGGGGGTCTGCAGAAAAATAGGAGAAGGCATCATGTGTCCATCCTACATGTCCACCAAAGATGAAATGGATACAACCAGGGCACGTGCAAACGCGCTTCGAGCCGTCTTGTCCGGAAGAATGCCCCTCGAGGAAATGAAAAGTGACCAGATGCATAGGGTCTTTGACCTGTGTCTGGAATGTAAAGCCTGCAAGAGGGAATGCCCCTCGAGCGTGGATGTAGCAAAAATGAAAATGGAATTCCTGGCTAATTACCACGAGGCTCATGGAAGAACCTTTCGCGATCTTTTTTTTGGATACGTTCACGAGTTCAGTCGATGCTCTGCTCCATTCTCAGTCATCGCCAACCCGCTTATTAAAAATCGTTTCACGCGCCTGATTTTAAGCGGTCTGGGAATTCATCCGGACCGAGAACTGCCGGGATTCAGTCGTGATAAGTTTGTCGATTGGTTTTATAATAGAGCAAAAAAAACGACTACTCTTAACAAGGTCATATATTTTCATGACACATGGGTATCTTTTTATTACCCACAGATTGGAAAAGCAGCTGTAAAATTACTCGAAGCGATGGGATTCGAAGTAATCCTGGTAACCAAAAGGGTTTGTTGCGGTCGACCCATGCTTAGTAAGGGATTAATTAAACCGGCTCGCTCTTGTGCAAAGAATAACGCCGAGTTACTTTCGCCATACATCAGGCAGGGGATACCCGTCATCGGAACCGAACCTAGCTGCATATTGACCTTTCGCGATGAATACCCTGATTTATTGCCTGGTAATGATGATGCAAAAAACCTTGCCGAGAACTCCTATCTTCTTGATGAGTATCTATCGAAAAATGAAAGAACTAAATTTCTTAACATATCTTGGAAATCGCTTGGTCCCTCGGTGTTTTTTCATGGACATTGTCATCAAAGGGCACTTGTGGGGATTGAAGCATCAATCGAGCTTCTTAAATTGGCCGGCTGTTCAGTCACAGAGAGCGGTGCCGGTTGTTGCGGTTTAGCGGGCAGCTTCGGATATGAAAAGGAACACTATAAAATTTCAGAATCCATTGGCGAAGACAGGCTTTTCCCGGCAGTACGCGAGTCAACTACGGACACCGTCATAGCTGTAACTGGCGTGTCATGCAAACAGCAGATTGAACATTTTACCGGGAGAAAACCAAGACACGTTGCAGAGGTTCTTGCAGATCAAATTGATCGACTTAATGATCGTACTTGA
- the cofH gene encoding 5-amino-6-(D-ribitylamino)uracil--L-tyrosine 4-hydroxyphenyl transferase CofH: protein MEQIKDAIKRIDENRTLGIDALLSKVNGKTASIIDKAFKGEEISVNEGEHLFNIRDLDEISALAISADEIRKEDVGDIVTYVINRNINFTNICNTYCGFCNFMAPEGDERAYFLTMEEIAQKTIEAWENGATEVCMQGGMHPDIDGNFYVELIKSVKKAVPQMHTHAFSPFEIYYGAKTLNISEEDFIEMLKEAGHDTFPGTAAEVLDEEVRTVIAPRKIPTQTWIDVVRKAHKAGMRTTSTIMYGHVDKSYHWARHLGILRDIQKETGGFTEFVPLRFIPWNTRLFQHSKGKVNPGPTDLDQLKMYGVSRLMLRGWINNIQVSWVKQGPEFAQFSLTAGANDFGGTLMEEHISRAAGANHGQYFPPEEFQRLTKEIGRIPAQRNTTYGILKLFGRDEEDLS from the coding sequence ATGGAACAAATTAAAGACGCAATAAAAAGGATCGACGAAAACAGGACTCTAGGCATTGACGCGCTACTGTCGAAAGTAAACGGGAAGACCGCATCAATAATAGATAAGGCCTTTAAAGGAGAGGAAATTTCGGTAAATGAAGGGGAACACCTTTTTAATATTAGAGACTTGGATGAAATCTCGGCATTGGCGATATCGGCCGACGAAATCAGAAAAGAAGACGTCGGGGATATCGTAACATATGTGATCAACCGAAACATTAACTTTACAAACATCTGCAATACCTATTGCGGATTCTGTAACTTCATGGCTCCCGAAGGAGATGAAAGGGCTTACTTTTTAACAATGGAGGAAATCGCGCAAAAAACAATAGAGGCATGGGAAAACGGCGCGACCGAAGTATGTATGCAGGGCGGTATGCATCCAGATATCGATGGAAATTTTTATGTCGAATTGATAAAATCCGTAAAAAAGGCAGTACCCCAGATGCATACACATGCGTTTTCACCCTTTGAGATTTATTATGGCGCAAAGACCCTTAACATAAGTGAAGAAGACTTTATCGAAATGCTAAAGGAAGCAGGTCATGATACCTTCCCCGGTACCGCCGCGGAGGTCCTGGATGAGGAAGTACGGACCGTAATCGCTCCCAGGAAGATACCTACACAAACCTGGATCGACGTCGTGAGAAAGGCACATAAGGCTGGTATGAGAACTACATCAACGATAATGTACGGACACGTCGATAAATCATATCACTGGGCAAGGCATTTAGGCATCCTTAGAGATATACAAAAAGAAACAGGTGGCTTCACCGAGTTCGTACCCCTTCGGTTCATTCCTTGGAACACAAGGTTATTTCAACACTCTAAGGGTAAAGTTAACCCGGGGCCAACAGATCTAGATCAATTAAAGATGTATGGTGTATCCAGGCTTATGCTTCGGGGCTGGATAAACAATATACAGGTTTCATGGGTTAAGCAGGGCCCCGAATTCGCACAGTTCTCATTAACCGCAGGTGCAAATGATTTTGGTGGCACACTGATGGAAGAGCATATCTCACGGGCCGCAGGGGCAAATCACGGGCAGTATTTTCCACCGGAAGAATTTCAAAGACTAACAAAAGAAATCGGAAGAATACCTGCACAGAGAAATACGACTTATGGTATATTGAAATTATTTGGTAGAGATGAAGAAGATCTGAGTTAA
- the cofG gene encoding 7,8-didemethyl-8-hydroxy-5-deazariboflavin synthase CofG, which produces MISFVEETDNLFSSEHVYSSFKSHGVEVNSGKTPSTRLEMILQDAYSLGSINREDALFLVNLKTEEIAYLLMAASKIRDRGKGKTLSFSKNIFVPLTRLCRDHCGYCTFKIEPDEGELFVSPDEVTEMARKGAQLGCTELLFVTGDKPELVYPVYREALGKIGYKTTAEYLIAMCEVALREKIFPHSNLGLATWDELVALRESNPSMGLMLENISPRLLKKGQAHYRSADKVPKLRMRTMELAGELRIAWTSGILVGIGETWEERIDSLYALKGLSDEYGHIQEIIIQNFSPKHGIIMQNYPPPGFVEMLKTVAISRLIFGDNMNIQIPPNINPETYPLFIFAGINDLGGVSPVTIDYVNPEAPWPHIKKMKSLCDEVGFKIEERLPVYPEFINEEFISKAVLERIRNFVDKSGFVISQEVENGTN; this is translated from the coding sequence ATGATTTCATTTGTTGAAGAAACCGACAATCTATTTTCTTCAGAACATGTTTATTCCTCCTTCAAATCACACGGCGTTGAAGTAAACTCAGGAAAGACGCCGTCAACAAGATTGGAGATGATATTACAGGATGCCTACTCGCTCGGGTCAATTAATAGGGAAGACGCACTATTTCTCGTCAATCTTAAAACAGAAGAAATAGCCTACTTGTTAATGGCCGCCTCTAAAATCAGAGACAGGGGCAAAGGTAAGACACTCAGCTTCTCAAAAAATATATTTGTTCCACTTACAAGACTTTGCCGGGATCACTGCGGATACTGTACCTTTAAAATTGAACCAGATGAAGGTGAACTCTTTGTATCTCCTGATGAAGTAACAGAGATGGCAAGAAAAGGTGCGCAGCTTGGATGCACTGAACTCCTTTTCGTAACGGGTGATAAACCTGAACTTGTCTACCCTGTTTATCGTGAAGCCCTTGGCAAGATTGGCTACAAGACAACTGCAGAATATCTGATAGCGATGTGTGAGGTGGCACTAAGGGAGAAAATTTTCCCTCATTCTAACCTTGGATTGGCGACTTGGGATGAGCTTGTAGCCCTCAGAGAGTCGAATCCAAGCATGGGGCTCATGCTTGAAAACATTAGCCCAAGACTACTGAAGAAAGGCCAAGCGCACTACCGCTCGGCTGACAAGGTTCCTAAGCTCAGAATGAGGACAATGGAACTGGCTGGAGAGTTAAGAATTGCCTGGACTAGCGGAATATTGGTTGGCATCGGTGAAACATGGGAAGAAAGAATTGATTCGCTCTATGCATTAAAGGGTCTTTCGGACGAATATGGTCATATTCAAGAAATAATAATACAAAATTTCAGTCCAAAGCATGGAATCATTATGCAGAATTATCCGCCCCCAGGCTTCGTTGAAATGCTTAAGACTGTGGCAATATCAAGGCTCATTTTCGGAGATAACATGAATATACAAATCCCGCCAAATATAAATCCCGAGACTTATCCACTATTCATTTTTGCGGGTATAAACGATTTGGGTGGTGTATCTCCAGTTACAATCGACTACGTAAACCCTGAGGCTCCATGGCCGCATATAAAGAAAATGAAGAGTCTATGCGATGAAGTTGGATTCAAAATAGAAGAAAGGCTCCCAGTTTATCCTGAATTTATAAACGAAGAATTCATAAGCAAAGCTGTTCTCGAACGCATACGCAATTTTGTCGACAAGAGCGGATTTGTGATATCGCAGGAGGTTGAAAATGGAACAAATTAA
- the cofD gene encoding 2-phospho-L-lactate transferase: MITALGGGVGAAKFLRGLSKVINGESLTVIVNTGDDISISGLKISPDIDIVIYWLSDIVDRKKGWGIRDDTFSCLEALTKFGLEDWFNLGDRDIATHIYRTYLRGKGFKPSEITDRIAKALDVGNIKILPMTDEDVETWILTDEGEMHFQEYLVKKQMKPTVKSVFIRGIEKANPAPGVIDAIEESRLIIICPSNPIISIGPILKIIKIREALQRTKARIIAISPLVGGKPLKGPADRLMKGIGLEVSSTQVAKLYKDFIDGMVIDEKDALEETAIKQLGIELFVLDTIMNEDEKAEQVAKQVLKLSA, encoded by the coding sequence ATGATAACAGCCCTTGGTGGAGGGGTTGGGGCAGCAAAGTTCTTAAGGGGCCTCTCCAAAGTCATAAATGGAGAATCGCTCACAGTAATAGTCAATACCGGGGATGACATATCTATCTCTGGCTTAAAAATCTCCCCAGATATAGATATAGTAATCTACTGGCTGTCAGACATTGTAGACAGGAAAAAAGGATGGGGTATCAGGGACGATACCTTCAGCTGCCTGGAAGCCCTGACAAAATTTGGTTTAGAAGACTGGTTCAACCTCGGCGATAGGGATATTGCAACACATATTTATCGAACATACCTGCGGGGAAAGGGATTTAAACCCTCTGAGATTACCGACAGAATCGCAAAGGCCTTAGATGTTGGCAACATAAAGATACTCCCTATGACCGATGAAGATGTAGAAACATGGATTCTTACCGACGAAGGTGAAATGCACTTTCAGGAATATCTAGTAAAAAAACAGATGAAACCAACGGTGAAATCAGTATTCATTAGGGGCATTGAAAAAGCAAACCCGGCGCCGGGCGTAATAGACGCGATAGAAGAGTCAAGGTTAATAATAATATGCCCAAGCAATCCGATTATTAGTATTGGTCCCATACTCAAGATAATTAAGATAAGAGAAGCACTCCAAAGGACAAAAGCCAGGATAATTGCAATCAGCCCACTCGTCGGTGGAAAACCATTAAAGGGTCCGGCTGACAGGCTGATGAAGGGCATTGGCCTTGAGGTATCATCAACACAAGTAGCTAAACTCTATAAGGATTTCATTGATGGGATGGTAATCGACGAAAAAGACGCTCTTGAAGAAACTGCAATAAAACAATTAGGTATTGAGTTATTTGTACTCGATACAATCATGAATGAAGACGAAAAAGCAGAGCAGGTGGCAAAACAGGTATTGAAATTATCGGCATAA
- a CDS encoding thiolase domain-containing protein, which yields MKNVSVVGIGKTKYGVLQEKTFLDISVEAGKKAMEDAGIGPEDIEALYLGNYGGSDFINQNHLAPYVGSALGLGVHVACTHIENACASGGSAVREGILAINSGIARIVLVIGVEKMNTVTTPMVTEFLAKAGDWENEVRVGYTFPCAFAMMARRHMHQYGTTRKHLAAVAVKNHKNGLNNPTAHMHKSITIDQVLEDDRIVADPLRLYDCSLITDGASAVVLSEESMARSFSDKPVDIIGFGQAMDHFVLYQKDDLTKFNATVEAAEMAFTMAGVKPSDIDVAEVHDCFTIAEILAIEDLGFVPKGQGGPATADGMTSHGGKFVVNPSGGLKAKGHPVGATGVDQIAEIALQLRGEADARQVKNAEIGLTHNLGGSGATCVVHILARN from the coding sequence ATGAAGAATGTATCTGTTGTCGGAATAGGGAAAACTAAGTATGGGGTGTTACAGGAGAAAACATTCTTGGACATATCCGTGGAAGCGGGGAAAAAGGCAATGGAAGATGCTGGCATTGGCCCTGAAGATATAGAAGCCTTATACCTAGGAAACTATGGTGGAAGCGATTTTATCAATCAGAATCATCTCGCACCTTACGTGGGCTCAGCACTGGGTTTGGGAGTGCACGTTGCCTGTACTCATATTGAAAATGCTTGCGCTTCAGGGGGTTCCGCAGTGAGGGAGGGGATTCTCGCTATAAATTCAGGCATCGCTCGGATAGTTTTAGTTATCGGTGTTGAAAAGATGAATACGGTCACCACACCCATGGTTACAGAATTTCTAGCTAAGGCAGGGGATTGGGAAAATGAAGTAAGAGTCGGCTACACCTTTCCTTGCGCATTCGCAATGATGGCCAGAAGACACATGCATCAGTACGGGACTACCAGGAAGCATCTAGCTGCTGTGGCTGTAAAGAATCACAAAAACGGTCTTAATAATCCTACAGCGCATATGCATAAGTCTATTACTATTGATCAGGTTTTGGAGGATGACCGTATAGTAGCAGATCCACTTCGACTCTATGACTGTTCTTTAATAACAGATGGCGCATCGGCCGTTGTTCTGAGCGAAGAAAGCATGGCAAGAAGTTTTTCGGATAAGCCTGTCGATATAATAGGCTTCGGTCAGGCGATGGATCATTTTGTATTATATCAAAAGGATGATTTGACTAAATTTAACGCTACTGTGGAGGCGGCGGAGATGGCATTTACTATGGCAGGTGTAAAGCCTTCGGATATTGACGTAGCAGAAGTCCATGATTGTTTTACGATCGCTGAAATATTAGCAATTGAGGACTTGGGATTTGTTCCTAAGGGCCAAGGAGGTCCTGCAACTGCTGATGGAATGACATCGCATGGGGGTAAGTTTGTGGTAAATCCCAGCGGAGGGCTTAAAGCCAAAGGACATCCGGTAGGTGCAACTGGTGTTGACCAGATTGCTGAGATAGCACTTCAGCTTCGAGGGGAAGCCGATGCTAGACAGGTGAAAAATGCGGAAATTGGACTAACCCATAATCTAGGTGGTTCCGGGGCCACATGTGTAGTCCATATTCTGGCAAGGAATTAA
- a CDS encoding Zn-ribbon domain-containing OB-fold protein, translated as MDVSIHKCSSCGRFQSPPAYFCISCKSDKLEWIEIPGRGTLYTYSTVYVPLSSHEDQAPYTVAIVEFQEDLRLTGRLVNSNSENLEIGAQVEVVDVRDGVYFFDICK; from the coding sequence ATGGATGTTTCGATCCATAAATGTTCTTCCTGTGGCAGGTTTCAATCGCCGCCTGCATATTTCTGCATTTCATGTAAGTCGGATAAATTGGAATGGATAGAGATACCTGGTAGAGGAACTCTATATACTTACTCCACAGTTTATGTTCCACTCTCAAGCCATGAGGACCAGGCTCCTTATACAGTGGCGATTGTTGAGTTTCAGGAAGATTTAAGGTTAACGGGTCGGTTAGTTAACTCAAATTCAGAAAATCTCGAGATAGGTGCTCAAGTGGAAGTTGTAGATGTTAGGGATGGGGTTTATTTTTTTGATATTTGTAAATGA
- a CDS encoding SurA N-terminal domain-containing protein yields the protein MSLDLIRKHNTWFTKGLLILLVITFVVGFGFSFQQFGFGRGVPQGTAAEVNGENISLIEFLRVRENLYKQFGQQGEVPETIQNYINLSALNQLIDLKLLSQKARAMGFRVTDEELSEAIRSNPAFQIDGQFIGTEAYKTLIRQSTNDTVSHFEMKYREEILAQKLVNFINETAKITDEELFNIYMKQNEKVNLYFVEFSPEEYSDSVSPNKEEISSYYEMNKDEFKTPELRRIRYYKLTPDNLESKVMVSDQEIEAYYNAYPDEFRSEENDVLPLSGVKEKVKDKIKKQRAEFLKDDFLKELDEKFEKSSFTELAHQNGIVDIAESKVFAAGEAIEGIPLQVVSKAFSTNKGEKAYSIAGDTIWIIEVAEVSPPYQKHLDEAEGEVTEKIKTTKAKESSRLKAQQFLEGLNTAKEGIKEFAKSKGLAVEETGFFSRLDNVPKINSEELKKEAFFLEESKPVASTVYISGDRFYIVSLKEIQEPDTKEFEAKKAELRENEIAHRRNDILSEWIQKLREEAKIVPNESIIRPRGQAG from the coding sequence ATGAGTCTAGATTTAATCAGAAAACACAATACCTGGTTTACGAAGGGTCTTCTGATCCTACTGGTGATTACCTTTGTTGTCGGATTTGGATTCAGTTTCCAGCAATTTGGTTTTGGAAGAGGAGTACCGCAGGGCACTGCGGCGGAGGTGAATGGCGAGAATATATCATTAATCGAATTCTTAAGGGTTAGAGAAAATCTTTATAAACAGTTTGGACAACAGGGGGAAGTCCCGGAGACGATCCAAAACTATATCAATCTCTCGGCTCTTAATCAATTAATAGACTTAAAACTTCTCTCACAAAAGGCGAGAGCTATGGGATTTAGGGTGACGGATGAGGAATTGAGTGAGGCTATTAGATCCAACCCGGCTTTTCAGATAGATGGGCAATTCATCGGGACCGAAGCATATAAAACCCTTATAAGGCAATCGACAAATGATACTGTGAGTCATTTCGAAATGAAGTACAGGGAAGAAATTCTGGCCCAGAAGCTCGTAAATTTTATCAATGAAACGGCTAAGATCACGGATGAGGAGCTATTCAACATATACATGAAGCAAAATGAGAAGGTGAATCTATACTTTGTTGAGTTTTCTCCCGAGGAATACTCGGATTCCGTGTCACCTAACAAAGAAGAGATCTCGAGTTACTATGAAATGAATAAGGATGAATTCAAAACGCCGGAATTGAGAAGGATACGTTACTATAAATTAACGCCCGATAATCTGGAGAGTAAGGTGATGGTAAGTGATCAGGAGATCGAAGCCTACTACAATGCCTATCCTGATGAATTTAGGTCTGAGGAGAATGATGTATTACCCTTATCGGGCGTTAAAGAAAAGGTTAAGGATAAAATTAAAAAACAACGGGCGGAGTTTCTTAAAGATGATTTTCTAAAGGAACTTGATGAGAAATTTGAGAAAAGCTCGTTCACTGAATTAGCGCACCAGAACGGTATAGTTGATATTGCCGAGAGCAAAGTATTTGCGGCTGGTGAAGCAATTGAGGGTATACCTCTTCAGGTAGTGAGCAAGGCCTTTTCTACGAATAAAGGTGAGAAGGCGTATTCGATAGCGGGAGATACAATATGGATCATAGAAGTAGCAGAGGTATCGCCACCATACCAAAAACACTTGGATGAGGCGGAAGGGGAAGTTACAGAAAAAATAAAAACAACCAAAGCGAAAGAATCGTCCAGGCTGAAGGCTCAGCAGTTTCTGGAAGGATTAAATACGGCTAAAGAGGGAATAAAAGAATTTGCAAAATCTAAGGGGCTTGCAGTTGAAGAGACCGGCTTTTTCAGCCGTCTTGATAATGTTCCTAAAATCAACTCGGAAGAGTTGAAGAAAGAGGCTTTCTTCCTCGAGGAAAGTAAGCCTGTGGCCTCAACGGTTTATATCTCCGGTGATAGGTTTTATATCGTATCGTTAAAGGAAATTCAAGAACCGGATACGAAAGAATTTGAAGCAAAAAAAGCAGAACTGAGAGAGAATGAAATTGCTCACCGCAGGAATGACATTTTGTCAGAGTGGATCCAAAAGCTGAGAGAAGAGGCAAAGATTGTCCCGAATGAAAGTATAATTCGTCCAAGGGGTCAGGCCGGCTAA